A DNA window from Seriola aureovittata isolate HTS-2021-v1 ecotype China chromosome 8, ASM2101889v1, whole genome shotgun sequence contains the following coding sequences:
- the fermt3b gene encoding fermitin family homolog 3b isoform X1 — protein MAAWDLSVIVEDLGSDAPPVTLSVTSELHVGGVILKLVEKTQIKRDWSDHALWWDQKQQWLLRTAWSLEKYGIHADARLLYMPQHKPLKLGLPSGMTLRLHACFSSPVFQTVMGICRMLNIRRPEELSLLRPLEEKKKKKDKDSTEEIYDLTEVPLSSVSRPCLYNGMPAHFADSPQMEAIYKMLSVTQPPPAPEVIAKQYRPASVVDKAHINGRWLDSSRSLMQQGIQENDRLWLRFKYFSFYDIEPKYDVVRLTQLYEQARWAILLEDIDCTEEEMMLFGALQYHISKVSQSEPQMMSSSAAMDDLESALQSLEVKMEGESSSASEMLENMTAPELNDYLKIFRPKRLTLKGYKQYWFKFQDTSISYFKSKEESIGEPIQQINLKGCEVAPDVNMAAQKFLIRLLIPAPEGMNEVYLRCENEQQYAQWMAACRLASKGKSLADSSYQSEIQSIHSFLAMQKTNSSSHGNVPANDESINTHSLVSPRYHKKYKPKQLTPRILDAYQNVAQLSLTDAVTRFLQIWQALPDFGLSYIVVRFKGSRKDEVMGIAPNRLIRIDLGVGDVVKTWRYNNMKQWNVNWDIRQMAIEFEGNVNIAFSCVTADCKIVHEFIGGYIFMSTRSRERSDTLNEELFHKLTGGHEAL, from the exons ATGGCGGCGTGGGACCTGTCAGTCATAGTGGAGGACCTGGGGTCTGACGCTCCACCTGTCACCCTCAGCGTGACCTCTGAACTCCACGTCGGAGGGGTCATTCTCAAGCTGGTGGAAAAAACAC AGATCAAGCGTGACTGGTCGGACCATGCACTGTGGTGGGATCAGAAGCAGCAGTGGCTGCTTCGGACAGCCTGGAGTCTGGAGAAATATGGCATCCACGCCGATGCCCGGCTGCTGTACATGCCCCAGCACAAGCCACTGAAGCTGGGTCTGCCCAGTGGCATGACCCTGAGGCTCCATGCCTGCTTCTCCAGCCCTGTCTTCCAGACCGTGATGGGCATCTGCAGAATGCTAA ACATCCGTCGCCCTGAGGAGCTCTCCCTCCTTCGGCCCttagaggagaaaaagaagaagaaagataagGACTCAACAGAGGAGATCTACGACCTGACCGAGGTGCCCCTCTCCTCGG TGTCCCGGCCCTGTCTGTATAACGGCATGCCAGCTCACTTTGCTGACTCACCTCAGATGGAGGCCATATACAAGATGCTGTCAGTTACTCAGCCTCCCCCCGCCCCAGAAGTCATAGCCAAGCAGTACCGCCCAGCCAGTGTGGTGGACAAGGCCCACATCAATGGCAG gtgGTTGGACTCATCCCGTAGTCTTATGCAGCAGGGCATCCAAGAAAATGACCGACTCTGGCTTCGCTTCAAATACTTTTCCTTCTATGACATAGAAcccaag TACGATGTTGTGCGTCTGACCCAGCTGTATGAACAGGCTCGCTGGGCCATCCTGCTGGAGGACATCGactgcacagaggaggagatgatgcTGTTTGGTGCTCTGCAG TACCACATCAGTAAGGTTTCTCAGTCGGAGCCGCAGATGATGAGTTCCAGTGCAGCCATGGACGACCTGGAGTCAGCCCTGCAGTCCCTGGAAGtcaagatggagggagagagcagcTCCGCATCCGAGATGCTG GAAAACATGACTGCTCCAGAGCTCAACGACTATCTGAAGATATTCAG GCCAAAGAGATTGACACTGAAGGGATACAAGCAGTACTGGTTTAAGTTCCAGGATACCTCAATCTCTTATTTCAAGAGCAAAGAGGAGAGCATTGGGGAGCCGATTCAGCAGATAAACCTCAAAG GATGTGAAGTGGCTCCAGACGTTAACATGGCCGCACAGAAGTTCCTTATCAGACTCCTGATACCAGCACCTGAGGGCATGAACGAGGTTTATCTGCGCTGTGAAAAC GAGCAGCAATATGCTCAGTGGATGGCGGCATGTCGGTTGGCCTCCAAAGGCAAGAGCCTCGCAGACAGCAGTTACCAGAGTGAAATACAGAGCATCCACTCCTTCCTGGCAATGCAAAAGACCAACTCCAGTTCCCATGGCAACGTACCTGCCAACGATGAAAGCATCAATACACACAGTCTGGTATCGCCACGCTACCATAAGAAGTACAAACCAAAACAG CTGACCCCTCGTATTCTGGACGCGTACCAGAACGTGGCTCAGCTCTCACTGACGGATGCAGTGACGCGCTTCCTGCAGATCTGGCAGGCTCTGCCTGACTTTGGCCTCTCGTACATCGTTGTCAG GTTCAAAGGTAGCCGAAAAGACGAGGTCATGGGCATCGCTCCAAACCGCCTGATCCGCATCGACCTGGGGGTGGGTGACGTGGTCAAGACCTGGCGCTACAACAACATGAAGCAGTGGAACGTCAACTGGGACATACGACAG